Part of the Harpia harpyja isolate bHarHar1 chromosome 16, bHarHar1 primary haplotype, whole genome shotgun sequence genome, CTTCAAGCGCTCAGTATGTTGGATGGCCCAGGAGGCAGCGAGAGCCCCGTTAATGCCGCTGCCCGTTCCCTGCCTGCCGAGGGGAGGGCTGAGGCCTTGGCACCCCTCTGATCCTCCCTCTGCGCTTTGTCTCTGCAGTCCAAAGGAAGCCTGGAGGTGACGGAGAGCCAGTCTGCTGACGCCGAACCGCCACCCCCACCTAAGCCAGACCTCAGCCGCTACACGGGCCTGAGGACACACTTAACCCTGGCCACCAACGAGGGTAAGGAAGGCACGCAGGGTCCCAGGCAGCCGCTGGGAGgggagcccagggctgtgccaggcagaCCAGGAGCCAGGGCCATAGGCGGAACAGGCTGCAGGGCAGACCCGAAGCACATCAGCACCACCACATTGTGGGGCAGGACATGCCCACGTTTCCAGCCTGGTGTATGTGGCCCCTTGCACTTGGAGAAGCCTACAGGATGCTTacagccagctctgctccattggagaggagcaggaggccGAGCCGAGACAGCGTGGTGCTTGCCCAGAGCCCCTGTGAGCCGCGGTGGCCTGCGACGGGCAGGCTTGCAGGCTGCCATGCTGCAGGCAGGCGCAGGAGCATCGCCAGGATGAAGGAGGCGAAAGAGTGGCAGGCCTGGTTTGGCAGCAGAGAGCACGTTTGAGGCAGCCTGCGTGACTCGCTTTCCCCCGTTTCCCTGAGCACCGGCGAAGCAGTGCTCGGAGCTGCCTGCGTGGGCTTGGCGAGAGAGGTGGGATGTGAAGGGCAGAGCTTGGAAGCAGCTGCTTCCCGCAGCAGGCTGGAGGCCTCTGCAGCTCTCCCCGTGCCCCCAGTCAGGGCACAGCACTGCCTGGCCCCGCTGCCTGGAGAAGGGCTGTGGCGTCTGTGTTAGTGGGGGGACCAGCCAGCAGGTCCATGGAGTGCCCGGGCACCCACTGACCCCTCCATGCAGCGTGCACCCTGCTGACCCCGGGGCTGCTAAAGAAGTCTCCCAGCTGGGGCCACTGCAGGGGCATGGAAGTGCCAGCCCCAAACACATTGCCACGGGGACACGTTTTCCATCCCGCTCCGTTTCATCCGCCCCTGGTGCGCCTCTCCTTGAGCCCATCCCTCTCTCCACCTCCGCCTCCCTGGTCTGTCTGCCCCAGGCTCAGAGCCGGTTCttgggaagggagggcagggctCTGCATGgcattccttcccctccccagtcCTGGGGAGCCGCCATGTGTCTGAGcgtctttctctcttcccccacctGCAGACAGCAGCTTGCTAGGCAAGGACAGCCCCCCGACTCCCACCATGTACAAGTACCTGGCCCggctacagcagcagcagcagctcagcggCCTTGCCCCACTCCACCAGCGCCAAGGTAAGGCCGTGCCCACTGCCGCCTTCCCGAGGCCGGGCAAGGGGGGAACCCAGCCTTGAGGGGATGCCACCACGTTCCTGGCTGGGGGGAAGAGTTTGGGGTGGGTATTGGGAGCTTTGCAGGGTCCCCGTTTTTCTATGGGTGACTGATGTGTCTCTGCCCCTCAGCTGAGCCGAGTGAACAGCCTGAAGGAGCCCAACTCCATATGTGAGAGCAGCCGCAAGCCCAGCTACCGCTCGGAGCCAAGCCTGGAGCCCGAGAGCTTCCGCTCGCCCACCTTCGGCAAGAGCTTTCACTTTGACCCTCTCTCCAGCGGCTCCCGCTCCTCCAGCCTCAAGTCGGCCCAGGGCACAGGCTTTGAGATGGGCCACCTCCAGTCCATCCGCTCGGAGGGCACCACCTCCACCTCCTACAAGAGCCTGGTGAACCAGACGCGCAATGGCAGCCTGTCGTACGACAGCCTGCTCACGCCCTCCGACAGCCCTGACTTCGAGTCGGTGCAGGCAGGCCCGGAGCCCGACCCGCCGGTGGGTTACACCTCACCCTTCCTCTCGGCCCGCATCGCCCAGCAGAGAGAGACCGACCTGCATGGCCGCTTTGCCGGTGCCGTCTCCCCCAAGCACGCGCCGCCCCGTGAGCCCTCGCCCGTGCGCTATGACAATCTCTCCCGCCACATCGTGGCCTCCATTCAGGAGCgggagaagctgctgcagcagccgccggccccgggcagggAGGAGGACGCGGGGCTGGCGGACTCGGGCATCCAGTCAACACCGGGCTCCAGCAACGCCCCCCCGCACCAGCTCTTCCTCGGACGATTCGAAGCGCTCGCCCCTGGGCAAGAACCCGCTcaccccgcccggccccgccacgCTTCGGCAAGCCTGAGCCCCCCCAGGCACTCCGGGTGCGCTCCCTGGGCTCACCCGACCAGCCTGCCGCCACCCACCTGGGCAAATCCGTGTCTTACAGCAGCCAAAAACCAGCGTCTCAGGCCAGCGTCCCCGAGATGGAGGAGGTGGCCTTGCAGCCCTTACTGGCACCAAAGTAAGTACTAGCGCTGGCCACCTCGCGCAGAGGGGGGCCCTCGCCCTGGAGGGCCCCCGCCGCCCATCGAACCTCCCCTCCCTGCTTGCTGCCCCCTCCAGCGCTCCTTCTTCTGCACCAGCACCTGGGGGCAGCGAAACGCCCCTTGCTGGGCAGCGATGCTGCACCTAGCCTGGAGAAGGGCGAGAGAgagatcctcctcctcctcccagaaAAGAGCTGGTGCCCCCCCCTCCCGCATGCCCCCCCGGGACACCCCATGGGCCTCTCTGGGAGCTGGAGTAGTGTGTGGGTGCTGGAGGTCCCCGGGGaggggcagggctgtggctgtgctggatgCAGGACCCCTCCTGGGGGTGacagcagccccacagccctgtccttcccccccaccccacgccctCCCCCGgtgccctgctccctctccctcctcacgCCCTGTGtccgtccttccttccctccccagggaCGAGGTGCAGATGAGAACAGCCTACAGCAAGTCCAATGGGCAGCCCAAGAGCCTGGGCTCGGCCCCCCCGGGCCCGGGGCAGGTGCCCCTCAGCAGTCCCACCCGTGGAGGAGTCAAGAAGGTCTCTGGCGTGGGGGGGACCACCTATGAGATCTCGGTATGAGGGGCAGAGCCGCTCGCCCCCTCACCACCTCCCCGGCTGGCAGCCGCCGGCCCCAGAGGGGCATTCTGTGGCCAGACACTCTGCGGACTCCAGGGAGAGCCGGACCGGGGGGAGACGGGCCAGCGGCccccactgcttttctctttctccacccCTCCCCGGGACTTGGGGGGCTGACACACACCCGAGCGGGGCTGCTCTTCCTCCGCCTGCCGAGGACTGCTGCCGGCAGCCGCCCCAGCCGGGTgcagggggttggggggggctgcaTCCTGCAGCCTCGTGCCCCGGCACCATCTCGGCTGGGCCAGCCACTTGTGGGCCTTGTGCAATCAATCGCTCGCCTAGCGTGGTAGGAATGGATTGTTTTTAAaccagaatacttttttttattattattgttacggattctattttttttctctttctgagttaccaggtgtgtgtatatataaatatctatatatataaatataaatattaaaaaaaaaagcagaaattatataTCTTACccagagagaggaagaaactaCCCGTTCCCTGCCCAGGGTCTGGGCCCCCACCTCATCCTGGTCCCCAAAGGAgggatgtggggctgggaccACCTCCTGCGTTCGTGGAACGAGCTGTGGCAGGCGCCTGGTGTTGCCCTCCCACCCAAAGCGAGGCCAGCAGGGCCATGGGATGGCAGGTGCCCCACTGGGGTGCCCTGTCCCCCCACCAAGCCCTGTCGAAGGCCAAGGTGCTTTCAGCCGAGGACGCTCTGCTCCCTGGTTCCTCGCTTGTGAAgcctccagccctccctcctgGGGCTGCTACCACCCAGGGAAGAGGACGGGCCAAGGGgtagcccccccctccccacacacctcCCCAAACCCAACCGCAAGCTGGCACATGCGGGCGCTGGCTGGCGCGGAGAAACATTCACGggctccagcctttccccacTGGCAGTTTTTGCTCTTTTTATGTTTCCCCAGGGTTTGTGttggttgggggcgggggggggggggggttgttgtttttgttgcttttttttttttttttaaatgggtctGATAGGTTTTCTCGCTGTCACGTggttgttttatttccatttggggAAGAGGAAGGCCAGCAGGGTGCATCCCCATAAAGCAATATTTTCTCAtcacatgccaaaaaaaaaaaataaatgcagccaAGGAGCTCAGTGCTCCCCGTCCCCCCACGCCTGCCCGGGCAAACCACCCCACGTGGGGGCCCACAAAACTTCAGGCACTACTTGACTCTTTCTCTTCGGCAATATCTCTCCCGTGGCCTCTGCAGAGCCACAccgttggttttttttattattattagccattttaaaaatgacGAATAAAAGGATATTTAATGAGCCACCCCGGCAGGCATCCGTGTGTTTTGTTTAGTGTCCAGGGACGGAGGAGCCCCTGAAGGGCTCTGGTCCTTCAGGGTCTcagccttccctccctcctctcgaGTGGGAGAGCAAAGGGGGCCCAAGCAGAGCTGAGCCTGGCCCCATTTCGGGGAGGAATCTCCTCAGGGTGCTTTTGGGCAAACTCTGCTCCTAAAGAAGGTACGTTTTTTTTCAGGGTGTGAGGAAAGCCGTTCTGGGGAAGGTGTCACAGGGGCTGGTGAGGCTCAGGATCCTGCGCAACGTGCTGGGACCAAAGGAGGACCTTGGCATTGTGCTGTGACTGCTCCTGGAGCTCCCGGGGCCCGTGACAGCAGCCCTGGGCACTCTGCCAGCAGCCACCTCCGTGCGGGGACACAGTGCCTCTCCAGGGTCACTCCTGTCCTCGCCAGGCCTGGGAGGTGCAGGGCAGAGGAGCGCAGAGCCCCTcaacccagcccagcagccaaaGCCAAGGTAGGAGCCCACCTCACCCCTGCTTGGGGTGGGAGCTCGGCCACGATCCTCCATCCCAGGCCACAGCGTGTCGGGACAGTGCTGATCCCACACGCCCCACCAGACTGCCCCAGTCTTGGCTCCTCACCTCGCCGTGACAGCCGAGGGTTGTAGCAGCCActgccaccagcccctcctcAGAGCAGAGACTTTAATTAAAAGGTGACTAAAAAAGAGAGACCCCCCCCAATGCACCAGGTTGTTTTGGTAAAAAAGGCCAAGGTCGGCAACCCCAGTGCCAGCAGAGTCCGTGTCCCCTGGTCCCGGCTGGCTGCACAACGCAagtggggggctgcgggggtgtCCTCTCTGccggaggtgggggtgggggggaacaggCCAGCCCGAGCCCCCCTGCCGAGCACTGCGGGAGGGACGAGTCCCTCCCAGGTCAGTCAGGGCCGTTCCGGTCGGCTGGGGGATCCCCGGGGTGGTGCCGGTGCGGCCTCACcgcaagctgctgctgctgctggcctgggagctgcCCACCCCCGGGTGCTCCGGGCTGTGCCGGTTCTGCGGAGGAAGGACAAGACGCATATCCCTTGAGACCTCCTGCTCGACAGCAGCACCCCTGGGGACGGCCGCTCACTGGCTCCGggcgctgctgctgcctgggccaAGCTCGCTGCCCGATGGCCCCTGGGGTGGGCACAGGCTGGGAGTCAGACCCCGGCTCTCCCCAcccaccttctttttcttcttctctttctttttcctcttccgtTCTGgatcctcctcttttttcttctttttcttcttgtggtCGGAGTCCGAGGGGGTTTCTGGAGACACGAGAGCACCGGATGAGCTGGGCATCCCCCAGGGCAGGACGGAAGAGGGGGCGGCTGCGGCAGCGTGGCGCAACCCCTTACCTGGGGGGACAGGATCCTGGGTGCGGCTCTGCTTGTGCTTGTGCTTGTTCTTCTTCTTGGGCGGCTGGATGTGCATCAGCCGGCACTGCTCgggcagctggagaggggagatggGGCTGGTCAGGCCAGGccgggcacccccagccccaccgcctCCAGCCCCAGCCGTCCGCCCCCCAGCTCTCAGCCCCCGGGGCTCACCGGGCCAGCATGGAGGCGGAAGCCCGTCAGCATGGTGCCGGTGAGGGGGGTGAAGGAGCTGCCGCAGATGGGGGGCTTCTCGATGAGGGAGCGCAGGCTGCTGTTGTCGTGGGAGCCGGGCAGGTCGATCATGCCGGGCAGGTCGGGGAGGAAGTTGCTGAGCTTCTCCTTCACCTTCTTGCCGCAGAACTTGTTGTAGGCGTGCTCCAGGTTGTAGTGCGTGATCAGGTTGGTGCTGCCCGTCAGCTCCGTGGTGCCTGCGccagccgcccgccgcggggaggggatggggtgCTGCTGCCGCCCAGCcgggccccccgccccgctcgccttccccgcccccccccccccgctggggccccccccggccccgctccgctcccctgcCCAGGCCCCGGGACCACCTGGCCCTGCTCCCCGCCCCGgcgaccgccccccccccgtctcgatcgccctccccagcccagcaccgggACCGCCCGGCCTCGTCGtttccccccccagcccaaggCCCCATTTCCCCACTCGACAGCGAGCCGCTTGCTCCCTCCCCCTGCGCGCTCATTGGCCTGCCGCGCTGTCAGTTCGCacctccccgccccccgccctcTCCCCTCATTGGCCCGTCGCGCCGCCAGTTACCGCCGCGCCCCCGCTCCGCCGCGCCGATTGGCCGAGCGCGGCGGCCGcacccccgccccgcggccccgccccgcacCTGGCAGCTCCCGAAGCAGGTAGAAGGGGCCGGCGGCGGCCTTGCGGGCCGCGTCctcgcccggcggcggcgcggcggcggcggcggggggcggcgcggccccggcgcccGGCGCCTTGGCGGGCCCGAAgcccagggcggcggcggcggcggcggcgggcggcggctcgGCCCCGCCGAACAGCGCCGAGAAGTTCTCCATcttcccggcgtgccccgcgcggggccggcccgccgccccgccccgctgcgATTGGCCGAGC contains:
- the ZDHHC5 gene encoding LOW QUALITY PROTEIN: palmitoyltransferase ZDHHC5 (The sequence of the model RefSeq protein was modified relative to this genomic sequence to represent the inferred CDS: deleted 3 bases in 3 codons) is translated as MPAASGKRFKPSKYVPVSAAAIFLVGATTLFFAFTCPGLSLYVSPVIPVYNAVVFLFVLANFSMATFMDPGIFPRAEEDEDKEDDFRAPLYKTVEIKGIQVRMKWCATCRFYRPPRCSHCSVCDNCVEEFDHHCPWVNNCIGRRNYRYFFLFLLSLTTHIMGVFGFGLLYVLYQVEELSGVRMAVTMVVMCVAGLFFIPVAGLTGFHVVLVARGRTTNEQVTGKFRGGVNPFTNGCCKNVSRVLCSSPAPRYLGRPKAEQTVLVRPPFLRPEVSDGQITVKIMDNGIQTELKRTKSKGSLEVTESQSADAEPPPPPKPDLSRYTGLRTHLTLATNEDSSLLGKDSPPTPTMYKYLPGYSSSSSSAALPHSTSAKLSRVNSLKEPNSICESSRKPSYRSEPSLEPESFRSPTFGKSFHFDPLSSGSRSSSLKSAQGTGFEMGHLQSIRSEGTTSTSYKSLVNQTRNGSLSYDSLLTPSDSPDFESVQAGPEPDPPVGYTSPFLSARIAQQRETDLHGRFAGAVSPKHAPPREPSPVRYDNLSRHIVASIQEREKLLQQPPAPGREEDAGLADSGIQSTPGSSNAPRTSSSSDDSKRSPLGKNPLPRPAPPRFGKPEPPQALRVRSLGSPDQPAATHLGKSVSYSSQKPASQASVPEMEEVALQPLLAPKDEVQMRTAYSKSNGQPKSLGSAPPGPGQVPLSSPTRGGVKKVSGVGGTTYEISV
- the MED19 gene encoding mediator of RNA polymerase II transcription subunit 19, encoding MENFSALFGGAEPPPAAAAAAALGFGPAKAPGAGAAPPPAAAAAPPPGEDAARKAAAGPFYLLRELPGTTELTGSTNLITHYNLEHAYNKFCGKKVKEKLSNFLPDLPGMIDLPGSHDNSSLRSLIEKPPICGSSFTPLTGTMLTGFRLHAGPLPEQCRLMHIQPPKKKNKHKHKQSRTQDPVPPETPSDSDHKKKKKKKEEDPERKRKKKEKKKKKNRHSPEHPGVGSSQASSSSSLR